The Vitis riparia cultivar Riparia Gloire de Montpellier isolate 1030 chromosome 10, EGFV_Vit.rip_1.0, whole genome shotgun sequence genome includes a region encoding these proteins:
- the LOC117923457 gene encoding CSC1-like protein ERD4 — protein sequence MDFSSFLTSLGTSFLIFVVLMLLFTWLSRKPGNSVIYYPNRILKGMDPWEGGKRTRNPFAWIREAITSSEDDVISMSGVDSAVYLVFLSTALGILVLSGIVLLLVLLPVAATDNNLKLSANSSTSNGTFNELDKLSMGNVKANSERLWAFLIATYWVSFVTYYLSWKAYKHVSGLRAAALKSPDVKVEQFAVLVRDIPAVPEGKTRKEQVDSYFKGIYPDTFYRSMVVTDIKQVTKIWVELEGYKKKLARAEAVYEQSKTTGSPEGKRPMNRTGFLGIIGKKVDSIEYYNEKINELIPKLEAEQKVTLREKQQASALVFFTSRVKAAAAGQSLHDQMVDSWTVIDAPEPRQIIWKNLLIKFYSREIRQYVVYIIVALTILFYMIPIGLISAVTTLKNLVKYLSFLKPIVDIVAIRTVLEAYLPQLALIIFLALLPKLLLYLSKAEGIPSVSHAVRAASGKYFYFTILNVFIGVTVGGTLFDAFKTIEDEPKKIKIVSILAKSLPSNATFFLTFVALKFFVGYGLELSRIVPLIIFHLKRKYLCKTETEVKEAWAPGDLGYVSRVPGDLLIITIVLCYSVIAPIILPFGVLYFGLGWLILRNQALKVYVPSYESNGRMWPHIHVRLIGALLLYQVTMLGYFGVKEFRYTPFVIVLLILSLIFIFVCQKKFYRSFQSVPLEVASHELKESPNMEHIFRAYIPPSLSCEKDEEQFEDALSQVSRTTSSV from the exons ATGGATTTCAGTTCGTTTCTGACGTCCTTAGGGACGTCGTTTCTGATCTTCGTGGTTCTCATGCTGCTCTTCACTTGGCTCTCCAGGAAGCCTGGCAATAGCGTCATATATTACCCCAATCGGATCCTCAAAGGCATGGATCCATGGGAGGGTGGGAAGAGGACCAGAAACCCATTCGCTTGGATCCGTGAAGCTATCACTTCCTCCGAGGATGACGTTATTTCCATGTCTGGCGTTGATTCTGCTGTGTACTTGGTCTTCTTGAGCACTG CTTTGGGAATATTGGTCTTATCTGGCATTGTGCTGCTACTGGTTCTTCTACCTGTGGCTGCCACTGACAATAATTTGAAGCTATCGGCAAATAGTTCTACAAGCAATGGCACTTTCAATGAGCTTGACAAGTTATCTATGGGAAACGTCAAG GCAAACAGCGAGAGGTTGTGGGCATTCTTGATAGCCACCTACTGGGTTTCTTTTGTTACTTATTACCTGTCATGGAAGGCATACAAACATGTTTCGGGATTGAGAGCAGCTGCTCTGAAGTCTCCAGATGTGAAAGTCGAGCAATTTGCTGTTCTTGTAAGAGACATACCTGCTGTTCCTGAAGGCAAAACTCGAAAGGAACAGGTTGATTCATATTTTAAAGGCATCTACCCTGATACCTTTTACAGATCAATGGTGGTCACAGACATTAAACAG GTCACCAAAATATGGGTGGAGTTGGAAGGGTATAAAAAGAAGCTTGCACGTGCTGAAGCTGTATATGAACAGTCAAAAACAACAGGCAGCCCTGAGGGCAAAAGACCTATGAACAGAACTGGCTTCCTTGGTATTATTGGAAAGAAGGTAGATTCCATAGAATACTACAATGAGAAAATTAATGAATTGATCCCAAAACTAGAGGCCGAACAAAAAGTCACCCTCAGGGAAAAGCAGCAAGCCTCAGCTTTAGTTTTCTTCACCAGTAGGGTGAAAGCAGCTGCTGCTGGTCAGAGCCTACATGACCAAATGGTTGACTCATGGACAGTCATAGATGCTCCTGAACCCCGTCAGATAATATGGAAAAACCTCCTGATCAAGTTTTATTCAAGGGAAATAAGACAGTATGTTGTGTACATTATCGTGGCGTTGACCATACTTTTCTACATGATTCCAATTGGGCTTATTTCTGCGGTCACAACACTGAAAAATCTGGTGAAGtatctttcatttttaaagccAATCGTGGATATAGTCGCCATTAGGACAGTATTGGAAGCTTACCTCCCTCAGCTTGCactcattatttttttggctttgCTGCCCAAGCTTCTCTTATATCTATCTAAGGCTGAGGGAATTCCTTCTGTGAGCCATGCAGTAAGGGCAGCCTCTGGGAAGTATTTTTATTTCAcgattttaaatgtttttattggtGTTACTGTTGGGGGAACCCTGTTCGATGCATTCAAGACCATTGAGGATgagccaaaaaaaataaaaattgtttccatatTAGCAAAGAGCCTTCCAAGCAATGCAACTTTCTTCCTGACCTTTGTGGCTCTCAA GTTCTTTGTCGGCTATGGGCTTGAGTTATCCCGAATAGTTCCTCTCATTATATTCCATCTGAAAAGGAAGTATCTATGTAAGACTGAAACAGAGGTCAAAGAAGCTTGGGCTCCAGGAGATCTTGGGTATGTATCTAGGGTTCCTGGTGACTTGCTGATCATCACAATTGTTCTATGCTACTCTGTAATAGCCCCGATTATACTCCCATTTGGTGTGCTATACTTTGGCCTAGGATGGCTTATTCTTCGGAATCAG GCGCTCAAGGTTTATGTTCCATCCTATGAGAGCAATGGGAGAATGTGGCCCCACATACACGTGCGATTGATAGGCGCTCTTTTATTGTACCAGGTCACCATGCTTGGTTACTTTGGAGTGAAAGAATTCCGCTATACTCCATTTGTGATCGTGCTCCTTatactttccttgatctttatCTTTGTCTGTCAGAAGAAATTCTATCGCTCTTTCCAGTCCGTACCTCTTGAAGTTGCTTCCCATGAATTGAAGGAAAGTCCAAACATGGAACATATTTTCAGAGCTTACATCCCACCAAGTTTGAGCTGTGAAAAGGATGAAGAGCAGTTTGAAGATGCTTTATCTCAAGTTTCAAGGACGACATCATCAGTTTGA